A single Pedobacter sp. PACM 27299 DNA region contains:
- a CDS encoding M3 family metallopeptidase — protein MRRISYLPLLALFAITGACNQSQKKTAASSEDFSSANPFFEPSKLPFQAPAFDKIKDSDFQPAIEAGMKQQMEEIQKIIDDTQAPTFENTILAIENSGQLLGRVNRVFNLLTGANTNPELQKIQEEEAPKLTANNDAIYLNTKLFKRVEAVYQQREKLTLDPESKKLLDYYYQRFELSGAKLSEADKEKLKALNKEEASLSTSFGTKLLAAGKGLANTTQQPPLSGMADRAAREKLFNASWTRAEKGDANDTREVISRIAQIRATQAQLLGFKNYASWKLQDQMAKTPEAVASFFSQLVPASTAKARAEAKDIQAVIDQQKGGFKLAPWDWNFYSEQVRKAKYDLDENEIKPYFELDTVLEKGVFYAANQLYGITFKERKDLPVYQKDVRVFDVMDKDGSQLGLFYTDYYKRDNKNGGAWMDNVVPQSKKLGTIPVIYNVCNFTKPKDGEPALISFDDVITMFHEFGHGLHGLFADQQYVSLSGTNVARDYVEFPSQFNEHWATDPKILKHYALHYKTGQPMPQQLLDKIKKASTFNQGYEFTEALSAAELDLQWHTLAPNLPLQNVDQFEANALKKTKLDLYEVPPRYRSSYFLHIWSNGYAAGYYAYTWTSMLENDAYSWFEENGGLSRANGQRFRDMILSKGNTEDLGKMFYNFRGHQPDIKPMLRKRGLINP, from the coding sequence ATGAGACGAATATCTTACCTCCCATTACTAGCCCTATTTGCAATCACCGGGGCTTGTAACCAGTCACAAAAGAAAACTGCGGCGAGCAGCGAAGACTTCTCTTCTGCTAACCCATTTTTTGAGCCCAGCAAACTTCCTTTTCAGGCACCTGCCTTCGATAAGATCAAAGACAGCGATTTTCAACCGGCAATTGAAGCTGGAATGAAACAGCAGATGGAGGAAATACAAAAGATTATTGACGATACGCAAGCGCCAACATTTGAAAATACCATCCTCGCTATTGAAAACAGCGGGCAGTTACTTGGCCGTGTGAACCGGGTTTTCAACTTGCTGACCGGTGCAAACACCAATCCTGAACTGCAAAAAATCCAGGAAGAGGAAGCACCAAAATTAACGGCCAACAATGATGCGATTTACCTGAACACCAAACTATTTAAGCGCGTAGAAGCCGTTTATCAGCAGCGCGAAAAGTTAACTTTAGATCCGGAATCAAAAAAACTACTGGATTATTATTACCAGCGATTTGAATTATCGGGAGCAAAACTTTCCGAAGCCGATAAAGAAAAGCTAAAAGCATTGAATAAAGAAGAAGCGAGTTTGAGCACCAGTTTTGGCACCAAACTGCTGGCAGCAGGAAAAGGATTAGCGAATACTACACAGCAGCCACCATTATCAGGAATGGCAGATCGTGCAGCACGTGAAAAACTATTCAATGCTTCCTGGACCCGTGCAGAAAAAGGCGATGCCAATGATACCAGAGAAGTAATTTCCAGAATTGCACAAATCCGTGCAACTCAGGCGCAGCTTTTAGGTTTTAAAAACTATGCGAGTTGGAAACTTCAGGATCAGATGGCAAAAACACCGGAAGCGGTAGCCAGTTTCTTTAGTCAGCTGGTACCTGCATCCACTGCAAAAGCCAGAGCAGAAGCAAAAGACATACAGGCGGTGATCGACCAGCAAAAAGGAGGTTTCAAATTGGCCCCATGGGATTGGAACTTCTATTCCGAGCAGGTACGCAAGGCGAAATATGACCTGGATGAAAACGAAATCAAGCCTTACTTTGAGCTGGATACTGTATTAGAAAAAGGCGTGTTTTATGCCGCAAATCAGTTGTATGGCATCACTTTTAAAGAACGTAAAGACCTTCCTGTATACCAAAAAGATGTTCGTGTTTTTGATGTGATGGACAAAGATGGTAGTCAGCTGGGTTTATTTTACACCGATTATTACAAACGCGACAATAAAAATGGTGGCGCCTGGATGGACAATGTGGTTCCTCAATCCAAAAAACTGGGTACAATCCCAGTGATTTACAATGTCTGCAATTTTACTAAACCTAAAGATGGCGAGCCTGCATTGATTAGTTTTGATGATGTGATCACGATGTTCCATGAATTTGGCCATGGCCTCCATGGATTATTCGCAGATCAGCAGTATGTGAGTTTGTCGGGTACCAATGTGGCCCGTGATTATGTAGAATTCCCATCACAGTTCAATGAACACTGGGCTACAGATCCGAAAATCCTGAAACATTATGCGCTGCATTATAAAACAGGTCAGCCGATGCCGCAGCAATTGCTGGACAAGATTAAGAAAGCAAGTACATTTAATCAGGGATATGAATTTACAGAAGCGCTGTCTGCTGCAGAACTTGATTTACAATGGCATACTTTAGCACCAAATCTACCATTGCAAAATGTAGATCAATTTGAAGCGAATGCGCTGAAGAAAACAAAACTAGACTTGTATGAGGTGCCACCACGTTACCGTTCCAGCTATTTCTTACACATCTGGAGCAATGGCTATGCGGCAGGATATTATGCCTATACCTGGACTTCCATGTTAGAAAACGATGCTTATTCCTGGTTTGAAGAGAATGGCGGGCTTTCCAGAGCTAATGGACAGCGTTTCCGTGATATGATCTTGTCAAAAGGAAATACGGAAGACCTGGGCAAAATGTTCTATAATTTCCGCGGGCATCAGCCAGATATTAAACCGATGCTGAGAAAAAGAGGTTTAATTAACCCTTAA
- a CDS encoding outer membrane beta-barrel family protein translates to MRRFLLLFLLMLGFSFVNAQNIKITLSGRIKDSHTKLPLSFVNVGLKSVKDSSFITGTVTDDQGFFKLEEMKSGSYLLIISFMGHQTKRQTVSIGQLTPFLDLGWIELQSEVKTLTEVVISGKTESLSSKMDKKTFNMADQLSQGGGSVLQAMKNLPGISTSSDGKIMLRGSDKVAVLIDGRQTALTGFGGQNGLDNIPASAIERIEIINNPSAKFDANGNAGIINIIYKQQKQEGWNGKIGLTTGLGAIWEKKENLPGIRPQYQGTPKINPSLSLNYRKNKLNTFMQADWLYTQTLNRNEFSTRIYDTAEVIRQQVKRNRNTSYATLKTGADWNPDDHNLFSFSGLFNREKIIDRGDIPYFNEDLSSRYRLWQFLEDEVKYTATATASYQHKFKQPGHLLNAGFNYTFHREDEQYFFTNIMPAFTGEDAFKLLSDERVADFNVDYVRPLKHGRVEAGMKFRNRTIPVNMQFFPGLNSPLDVNAGGWADYKETIPALYGNYVFESSKVELEAGLRMEYVKVSYDVNPNHPTYKSSGYDYTRPFPNLRFAYKLDDQNKLSVFYNRRVDRPNEVDIRIFPKYDEPEVIKVGNPGLRPQFTNSLELGYKTNWNKGSFYFAAYRRNTEGTITRIATQAPGSNLIYNVFQNAGHSSNTGGEMVAQQQMSPWLTLNLNGNIYQNKIDAFTVENLYPVPVIYTAKKDNLISGNLKLNALMKFPEFAELQLTGIYLAPDLVPQGRIASRFSMDMGFKKTLQKGKGELFLNGTDILNTLQIKKNIYGNGFQLISTDYYETQVFRLAYSYKF, encoded by the coding sequence CCGGACGTATCAAAGACAGCCATACCAAATTACCGCTCTCCTTTGTAAATGTAGGCCTGAAATCTGTAAAAGACAGCAGTTTTATTACTGGTACTGTTACTGATGATCAGGGCTTCTTCAAATTGGAAGAAATGAAAAGTGGAAGTTATCTTTTGATCATTTCTTTCATGGGACATCAAACGAAGCGGCAGACGGTATCAATAGGGCAGCTGACTCCCTTTCTTGACCTGGGCTGGATCGAATTGCAGAGCGAAGTTAAAACCCTCACAGAAGTCGTTATTTCTGGTAAAACAGAAAGCCTGAGCAGTAAAATGGATAAGAAAACTTTTAATATGGCAGATCAGCTGAGCCAGGGAGGAGGTTCTGTATTACAGGCGATGAAAAACCTGCCGGGGATCAGCACAAGTTCAGATGGGAAAATCATGCTTCGCGGCAGTGATAAAGTAGCAGTGCTTATTGATGGTCGACAAACCGCATTAACCGGCTTTGGTGGACAAAACGGACTGGATAACATCCCGGCATCTGCCATAGAACGTATTGAAATTATCAATAATCCCTCGGCAAAATTTGATGCAAATGGCAACGCAGGGATTATTAACATCATCTATAAGCAGCAGAAACAGGAAGGATGGAATGGTAAAATTGGCTTAACAACAGGCCTGGGGGCGATTTGGGAGAAAAAAGAAAACCTGCCAGGTATTCGTCCGCAATATCAGGGAACGCCAAAAATTAACCCCTCTCTTTCCCTAAATTATCGTAAAAATAAGTTGAATACTTTTATGCAGGCAGACTGGCTGTATACGCAAACCCTGAACCGGAATGAATTTTCGACCCGGATTTATGACACTGCTGAGGTCATCCGGCAGCAAGTGAAACGGAACAGAAATACGTCTTATGCGACATTGAAAACTGGTGCCGACTGGAATCCAGATGATCACAATTTGTTCTCCTTCTCAGGCTTGTTTAATCGGGAAAAGATCATTGACAGGGGAGATATTCCTTATTTTAATGAAGATTTATCCAGCAGGTATCGCCTCTGGCAATTTCTGGAAGATGAAGTAAAATATACGGCAACAGCTACGGCTTCCTATCAGCATAAATTTAAGCAGCCGGGGCACTTGCTCAATGCCGGGTTTAATTATACTTTCCACCGTGAAGATGAGCAGTACTTTTTTACCAATATCATGCCTGCATTTACTGGGGAAGATGCTTTTAAATTGCTTTCTGACGAGCGTGTCGCTGATTTCAATGTGGATTATGTACGTCCGCTAAAACATGGCAGAGTAGAAGCAGGAATGAAATTCCGAAACAGGACCATTCCCGTAAATATGCAGTTTTTTCCTGGCCTGAATTCTCCGCTGGATGTGAATGCAGGCGGTTGGGCGGATTATAAAGAAACCATTCCCGCCTTATATGGGAATTACGTTTTCGAAAGCTCAAAAGTGGAACTGGAAGCAGGGCTGAGGATGGAATATGTGAAAGTGAGCTATGATGTAAACCCCAATCACCCGACCTATAAAAGTAGTGGATATGACTATACGCGCCCTTTTCCAAACCTGCGCTTCGCCTATAAACTCGATGACCAAAATAAACTCTCTGTATTTTATAACCGTAGAGTAGATCGACCAAATGAGGTAGACATTCGTATTTTTCCTAAATATGATGAGCCGGAAGTGATCAAAGTAGGAAATCCGGGGTTACGTCCTCAGTTTACCAATAGCCTGGAGCTGGGTTACAAGACCAATTGGAACAAAGGGTCTTTCTATTTTGCAGCTTATCGTCGAAATACGGAAGGTACGATTACCAGGATTGCCACGCAAGCCCCTGGAAGTAACCTGATTTACAATGTATTTCAAAATGCCGGACACAGCAGCAATACAGGCGGGGAAATGGTAGCCCAGCAACAAATGAGTCCCTGGCTTACCCTGAACCTGAATGGAAACATTTATCAGAATAAAATTGATGCTTTTACCGTGGAGAATCTCTATCCCGTTCCTGTGATTTATACCGCCAAAAAAGATAACTTGATTTCAGGAAATCTGAAGTTAAACGCTTTAATGAAGTTTCCGGAATTTGCAGAACTGCAGCTGACCGGGATTTATCTGGCACCAGATCTGGTCCCGCAAGGAAGAATTGCTTCGCGATTTTCTATGGATATGGGATTTAAAAAGACTTTACAAAAAGGGAAAGGAGAGCTGTTCTTAAATGGAACTGATATTTTGAATACACTGCAAATTAAAAAGAATATTTATGGTAATGGTTTTCAATTGATCAGTACAGATTATTATGAAACTCAGGTATTCAGATTGGCTTACAGCTATAAATTTTAA
- a CDS encoding RNA polymerase sigma factor: MLEYKILSDRELTSLLRKGDQLAYAEIYNRHKNLLQNHLYKKLGDLELVKDVLQDLFVKLWDNKSEIPLTDNLPGYLFCAARNRVFNHLSHKQVESKYINSIQTFINENNYLTDLAVREHEFARIIRQEIEALPPKMREVFVLSREGHLSHEEIAKQLQISSQTVSKQISNALKILRVKLGVLFYLL, encoded by the coding sequence ATGTTGGAATATAAAATACTCAGTGATCGGGAATTGACCAGCCTGCTCAGAAAAGGTGATCAACTCGCCTACGCTGAGATTTATAATCGTCACAAAAATCTGCTTCAAAATCACCTGTATAAGAAATTAGGTGATCTGGAGTTAGTGAAGGATGTTTTACAGGATCTTTTTGTGAAACTGTGGGACAATAAATCAGAGATTCCACTCACTGATAACTTACCAGGATATTTATTCTGCGCGGCAAGAAATCGTGTTTTTAACCATTTGTCGCATAAGCAGGTGGAGTCTAAATACATCAATTCTATCCAGACTTTTATCAATGAGAACAATTACCTCACTGATCTGGCGGTAAGAGAGCATGAATTTGCCCGGATTATCCGTCAGGAGATCGAAGCCTTGCCACCGAAAATGAGGGAAGTTTTTGTCCTGAGCCGTGAAGGCCACCTTTCCCATGAGGAAATTGCGAAACAACTCCAGATTTCTTCGCAAACAGTTTCTAAACAAATCAGCAATGCCCTCAAAATTTTAAGAGTGAAATTGGGTGTGCTTTTCTACCTGCTGTAA
- a CDS encoding FecR family protein: MPEVSQETKDARLEEIWAFLSKRMETRFEETIPSIPLRKTSLVWTKIAVAATILFALSIAFYFYNIPYKTGIAPREQLSQSKINPVHQKAMLTLADGRRITLDEAENGEIAEQGGVIITKTKDGQLVYEGSANEGSVTEKSTTEGSASTAAARGNAPNKIETPKGGQYQVNLPDGTKVWLNAASSLSYPVSFTGDKREVKLLGEAYFEVAKNKNMPFVVYSKGQEVEVLGTHFNVNAYPDEAKTKTTLLEGSVKVKLLVAKGTALLKPGQQSVYEGDQLDVNAIDVAEVIAWKEGYFLFQDEDIRSIMRKIARWYDVEIVYAANISPKEIGGRISRNKSLDYVLRTLSRTDKFNFKVEGRRVTVMP; the protein is encoded by the coding sequence TTGCCAGAGGTTAGTCAGGAGACAAAAGATGCGCGGCTGGAGGAAATCTGGGCTTTTCTTTCGAAAAGAATGGAGACGAGGTTTGAGGAGACAATACCATCAATCCCGCTACGCAAAACTTCGCTGGTTTGGACAAAAATTGCAGTCGCGGCAACCATATTATTCGCTTTAAGTATTGCTTTTTATTTCTATAATATCCCATATAAAACAGGTATAGCTCCTCGGGAACAGCTCAGTCAATCTAAAATAAACCCTGTTCATCAAAAAGCGATGCTCACACTCGCGGATGGAAGGAGAATAACTTTAGATGAAGCAGAAAACGGCGAAATTGCCGAACAGGGCGGGGTCATTATCACTAAAACCAAGGATGGTCAGCTGGTTTATGAAGGCTCAGCAAATGAAGGCTCAGTAACTGAAAAATCAACAACTGAAGGTTCAGCAAGTACAGCCGCGGCCCGGGGAAACGCTCCTAATAAAATAGAGACACCTAAAGGCGGACAATATCAGGTGAACCTGCCTGATGGCACAAAAGTATGGCTGAATGCAGCTTCTTCTTTAAGTTATCCGGTATCATTTACCGGGGATAAACGAGAAGTAAAATTGCTTGGTGAGGCTTATTTTGAAGTGGCTAAAAATAAGAATATGCCTTTCGTAGTATATAGTAAAGGGCAGGAAGTAGAAGTTTTGGGAACGCATTTCAATGTGAATGCTTATCCCGATGAAGCAAAGACAAAAACGACCTTGCTGGAAGGAAGTGTCAAAGTGAAACTGCTGGTTGCAAAAGGAACAGCGCTCCTTAAACCCGGTCAGCAGTCCGTTTATGAAGGAGATCAGCTGGATGTGAATGCGATTGACGTTGCTGAGGTCATTGCCTGGAAAGAGGGTTATTTTCTTTTTCAGGATGAGGACATCAGGTCGATTATGAGAAAAATTGCAAGGTGGTATGATGTGGAGATAGTTTATGCAGCTAATATCAGCCCTAAAGAAATTGGTGGACGAATTTCCCGGAACAAGTCCCTGGACTACGTGTTAAGAACACTCTCCAGGACTGATAAATTTAACTTTAAAGTAGAAGGAAGGAGGGTTACAGTGATGCCTTAA